A single window of Oncorhynchus clarkii lewisi isolate Uvic-CL-2024 chromosome 10, UVic_Ocla_1.0, whole genome shotgun sequence DNA harbors:
- the LOC139418432 gene encoding gap junction alpha-3 protein-like, whose protein sequence is MGDWNLLGKLLESAQEHSTVVGKVWLTVLFIFRILVLGAAAEKVWGDEQSGFTCDTKQPGCQNVCYDKTFPISHIRFWVLQIIFVSTPTLIYLGHILHLVRMEEKQKQKEKDLAAQLAIHNDKQQLLPDTKPKKPPVRDDQGRIRLRGVLLRTYVFNIIFKTLFEVGFIVAQYLLYGFELKPLYTCNRSPCPNVVNCYISRPTEKTIFILFMLAVAFISLLLNLVEMYHLGFTKCRQGLRYRRAQSTFEAGYKAPSEAVVPFVPNYNYFPRHQPAPEPYHADEYILTEPDTAYHPYSSKVAYKQNRDNLAVERNSKPEGGDTTENKGSSSAPGSPAENQRRPSRSSKHSNNKTRLDDLKI, encoded by the coding sequence ATGGGGGACTGGAACTTGTTGGGCAAGCTGTTGGAGAGTGCCCAGGAGCACTCCACCGTAGTGGGCAAGGTCTGGCTGACCGTGCTCTTCATCTTCAGGATCCTGGTGTTGGGAGCTGCAGCTGAGAAGGTGTGGGGTGACGAGCAGTCTGGCTTCACCTGTGACACCAAGCAGCCTGGTTGTCAGAATGTCTGCTATGATAAGACTTTCCCCATCTCTCACATCCGCTTCTGGGTGTTGCAGATCATCTTCGTGTCCACGCCCACTCTGATCTACCTGGGCCACATCCTGCACCTGGTGCGCATGGAGGAGAAACAGAAGCAGAAGGAGAAAGACTTGGCTGCGCAACTGGCCATCCACAATGACAAGCAGCAGCTGCTGCCCGACACTAAGCCCAAGAAGCCCCCAGTCCGGGACGATCAGGGCCGCATCCGCCTGCGAGGGGTCCTGCTGCGCACCTATGTCTTCAACATCATCTTCAAGACCCTGTTTGAGGTGGGATTTATCGTAGCTCAGTACCTGCTGTATGGGTTTGAGCTGAAGCCACTGTACACCTGTAACCGCTCACCCTGCCCCAACGTGGTGAACTGCTACATCTCCAGGCCCACAGAAAAGACAATCTTCATCCTCTTCATGCTGGCAGTGGCGTTCATCTCGCTGCTACTGAACCTAGTCGAGATGTATCACCTGGGGTTCACCAAGTGCCGCCAGGGCCTCCGGTATAGACGTGCCCAGTCCACATTTGAGGCAGGGTACAAGGCCCCCAGCGAGGCAGTAGTGCCCTTTGTCCCGAACTATAACTACTTCCCCAGGCACCAACCAGCCCCTGAGCCCTACCATGCAGACGAGTACATCTTGACTGAGCCTGACACTGCCTACCACCCCTACAGCAGCAAAGTGGCTTACAAGCAGAACAGAGATAACCTGGCCGTAGAGAGGAACAGTAAACCAGAAGGGGGTGACACCACAGAAAATAAAGGTTCCAGTTCTGCTCCAGGGTCACCTGCAGAGAACCAACGGCGTCCGAGTCGATCCAGCAAGCACAGCAATAATAAGACCAGACTAGACGATCTAAAGATCTGA